A window of Oncorhynchus keta strain PuntledgeMale-10-30-2019 chromosome 27, Oket_V2, whole genome shotgun sequence contains these coding sequences:
- the atp13a2 gene encoding cation-transporting ATPase 13A2 isoform X3, with product MTKGRMDTLGCPEEEPPGGFCSPSPRSEPHCKPETHMDVQGFRWVCWRVWLCHIGSVLSLGLLLVLFRWRPRLGLLARCNSCPLAFANILLLRDSFGQQYVVEVLTEELEEGSLESAGSEAEDSSDWRDTVQLHKEEVPLLHYYLFEGLRYVWMARKGAFCRVSVLNEDWTCADIYRFREGLSRLEQNTRRKVYGTNLIDVPVKSFMRLLIEEVLNPFYVFQVFSIALWLTDSYYYYAACIVIISLISICVSLYEIRKQSNTIRSMAQQITNVTVRRSSGEEDSLSSVELVPGDCVLIPQEGLLLPCDAALLAGECMVNESMLTGESVPVMKTPLPAAGGRYSPETQRRHTLFCGTQCIQAKGGRPGRGGAIAVVTSTGFFTAKGDLVSSILYPQPINFRFYQDAIKFLLFLGGVALCGTVYSIVILSRTNTTWWELVIRALDIVTIVVPPALPAAITTGTIYAQSRLKREGVFCISPPRINISGKVSLFCFDKTGTLTEEGLDVWGVMEGSGAGFSELVPDPRLLPQGPMLSAMACCHSVALLGGQPLGDPLELKMIESTGWELEEPAGDDKTLDSEFGGHRVLAVMRPPACPLQSESVSIHEAVALVQRFPFSSSLQRMSVVTVNPEGQSSLAFIKGAPEMVASLCLRESVPAQFSNTLRNFASDGFRVLALGYKTLYGQTDLSTIERGEVERDMQFLGLLVMKNLVKPESAEVITTLRLAHLRTVMVTGDNVLTAVNVARTCGMLGSNERVIFVHATPQTAQSLPSLRFHLGEGGTEDTATQSSIDMYTQGLYQGVINYHLAINGKSFSALCDHFPEYLPKVLMRGTVYARMAPEQKTQLVTELQKLNYRVGMCGDGANDCGALRAADVGVSLSEAEASVASPFTSKSDNISCVPLLIREGRCSLVTSFSLFKYMALYSLIQFSSVLILYTEKTNLGDLQFLFFDMVLVTLLAIVMGKGGPSTELHPQRPPASLLALPVLASLTLHTLLLILGQVSALLITTSQDCIWLYRHL from the exons ATGACTAAAGGAAGGATGGACACGCTTG GTTGTCCGGAGGAGGAGCCACCGGGAGGGTTCTGCTCCCCTAGTCCAAGGAGtgaaccccactgcaaacccgaAACACACATG gatGTCCAGGGGTTCAGATGGGTGTGCTGGCGTGTCTGGCTGTGTCACATTGGGTCCGTGTTGTCCCTGGGTCTGTTGCTGGTGCTGTTTCGCTGGCGCCCTCGTCTAGGGCTCCTTGCTCGCTGCAACTCCTGTCCCCTGGCCTTCGCCAATATTCTGCTTCTGAGG GACAGTTTCGGACAGCAGTATGTCGTGGAGGTCCTCACAGAAGAGCTGGAGGAGGGCAG TTTGGAGTCGGCAGGGAGTGAGGCGGAGGACAGTTCAGACTGGAGAGATACTGTCCAGCTACACAAAGAGGAG GTACCGCTGCTGCATTACTACCTGTTTGAGGGGCTGCGCTACGTATGGATGGCCAGGAAGGGAGCCTTCTGTCGTGTTAG TGTCCTCAATGAGGACTGGACATGTGCCGACATTTATCGTTTCCGGGAGGGCCTGAGTCGCCTAGAGCAGAACACCAG GAGGAAGGTCTATGGGACCAATCTCATCGATGTGCCTGTGAAGTCCTTCATGCGACTACTGATTGAGGAG GTGCTCAACCCATTCTACGTGTTCCAGGTGTTCAGCATTGCTTTGTGGCTGACTGATAGTTACTACTACTATGCTGCTTGCATCGTCATCATCTCCCTTATCTCCATATGTGTGTCTCTCTACGAGATCCGCAAG CAAAGCAACACGATCCGTAGCATGGCTCAGCAGATAACCAATGTTACCGTGCGCAGAAGCTCCGGGG AGGAGGACAGTTTGAGCTCTGTGGAGCTGGTCCCGGGGGACTGTGTGCTGATCCCTCAGGAGGGGCTGCTGCTGCCCTGCGACGCTGCTCTGCTGGCCGGGGAGTGCATGGTCAACGAGAGTATGCTAACCG GTGAGAGTGTCCCTGTGATGAAGACCCCGCTGCCGGCTGCTGGGGGGCGTTACAGCCCTGAGACCCAGCGCAGACACACCCTCTTCTGCGGCACGCAGTGCATCCAGGCCAAAGGGGGCCGGCCAGGAAGGGGCGGGGCCATTGCCGTGGTCACAAGCACAG GGTTCTTCACAGCCAAGGGAGACCTGGtcagctccatcctctaccccCAACCTATCAACTTCCGCTTCTACCAAGACGCTATTAAGTTCTTGCTTTTCCTGGGGGGTGTAG CATTGTGTGGCACAGTATACAGCATCGTGATCCTAAGCAGAACCAAC ACCACGTGGTGGGAGCTGGTGATTCGGGCTCTGGATATTGTGACCATTGTGGTGCCCCCTGCCCTCCCTGCTGCTATCACCACCGGTACCATTTACGCCCAGAGTCGTCTGAAGAGAGAAGGGGTCTTCTGCATAAGCCCCCCACGCATCAACATCTCTGGGAAGGTCTCGCTCTTTTGCTTTGACAAG ACAGGTACTCTGACTGAGGAGGGACTGGATGTGTGGGGGGTGATGGAGGGTAGTGGAGCTGGGTTCTCTGAGCTGGTCCCTGACCCTCGCCTCCTGCCCCAGGGACCCATGCTCTCTGCAATGGCCTGCTGCCACTCTGTGGCCTTGCTGGGGGGACAACCCCTGGGAGACCCTCTAGAGCTCAAGATGATCGAGTCCACTGGCTGG GAGCTGGAGGAGCCTGCAGGAGATGACAAAACGTTAGACTCAGAGTTCGGAGGTCACAGGGTTCTGGCAGTGATGCGACCCCCTGCCTGTCCTCTCCAATCTGAGAGTGTA TCCATCCACGAGGCGGTGGCCCTCGTGCAGCGTTTCCCTTTCTCCTCGTCCCTCCAGCGGATGAGTGTGGTGACGGTGAATCCTGAGGGACAGTCGTCCCTCGCCTTTATCAAAGGGGCCCCAGAGATGGTGGCCAGCCTCTGCCTGAGAGAAAGTG TGCCTGCACAATTCTCAAACACCCTGCGTAATTTCGCAAGTGACGGCTTCAGGGTGCTAGCTCTCGGCTACAAAACACTGTATGGGCAGACTGACTTGAGCACCATTGAACG GGGAGAGGTAGAGCGAGACATGCAGTTCCTGGGTCTGCTGGTGATGAAGAATCTGGTCAAGCCGGAGAGTGCGGAGGTCATCACTACCCTCAGATTGGCACATCTTCGTACCGTCATGGTCACTG GTGACAACGTTCTGACTGCAGTCAATGTGGCTCGAACCTGTGGGATGTTGGGCTCAAACGAGAGGGTGATTTTTGTTCACGCCACCCCCCAGACCGCCCAGTCTCTGCCCTCACTGCGCTTCCACCTGGGGGAAGGAGGGACGGAGGACACAGCTACACAGAGCTCCATAGACATGTACACTCAG GGTCTGTACCAGGGTGTTATCAACTATCACCTGGCCATCAATGGAAAGTCCTTCTCCGCTCTGTGTGACCACTTCCCTGAGTATCTGCCAAAG GTGTTGATGCGGGGAACGGTCTACGCACGGATGGCCCCTGAACAGAAGACTCAGCTGGTCACAGAGCTGCAGAAACTGAA CTACCGTGTGGGCATGTGCGGAGACGGGGCCAACGACTGCGGAGCCCTAAGGGCCGCAGACGTAGGCGTGTCTCTGTCAGAGGCAGAGGCATCCGTggcctctcccttcacctccaaGTCAGACAACATCAGCTGTGTGCCTCTACTCATCCG GGAGGGCCGGTGTTCTCTGGTGACATCATTCAGTCTCTTCAAGTACATGGCCTTGTACAGTCTCATCCAGTTCTCCTCTGTACTCATCCTCTACACT GAGAAGACTAACCTGGGCGACCTGCAGTTCCTGTTCTTTGACATGGTCCTGGTGACGCTGCTGGCTATCGTCATGGGGAAAGGGGGCCCAAGCACAGAGCTGCACCCCCAGAGGCCCCCAGCCAGCTTGCTGGCGCTGCCAGTCCTGGCTAGCCTGACGCTGCACACCCTGCTTCTCATCCTGGGCCAGGTGTCTGCTCTGCTGATCACCACCTCCCAGGACTG TATTTGGCTATACAGACATCTATGA
- the LOC118359776 gene encoding succinate dehydrogenase [ubiquinone] iron-sulfur subunit, mitochondrial isoform X1: MSVVCTSLARNAVALRNTGAMVMVRYAQTAAAPASEPRIKKFQIYRWDPDTMGDKPRMQTYEIDLKNCGPMVLDALIKIKNEMDPTLTFRRSCREGICGSCAMNINGGNTLACLNKIDINTSKPIKIYPLPHMYVVKDLVPDMSNFYAQYKSIEPFLKKKDESQEGKEQYHQTVEDRQKLDGLYECILCACCSTSCPSYWWNGDKYLGPAVLMQAYRWMIDSRDEFTEERLSKLQDPFSLYRCHTIMNCTKTCPKGLNPGKAIAEIKKMMATYKEKVISPVNI; encoded by the exons ATGTCGGTCGTGTGCACCTCTTTAGCCCGAAACGCCGTGGCATTACGGAACACTGGGGCGATGGTG ATGGTGCGCTATGCACAGACCGCAGCCGCCCCGGCATCTGAGCCCAGGATCAAGAAGTTCCAGATCTACCGCTGGGACCCAGACACAATGGGGGATAAGCCACGCATGCAGACATATGAAATTGACCTCAAGAA CTGTGGCCCCATGGTTTTAGATGCCCTCATTAAAATCAAGAATGAGATGGACCCCACGCTCACATTCAGACGCTCCTGCAGAGAGG GTATCTGCGGCTCATGTGCCATGAACATCAACGGAGGCAACACACTGGCCTGCTTAAATAAAATAGACATCAATACCAGCAAACCAATCAAAATTTACCCACTCCCACACATGTACGTTGTCAAAGATCTGGTGCCG GACATGAGTAATTTCTATGCCCAGTACAAGTCCATTGAGCCCTTCCTGAAGAAGAAAGATGAGTCTCAGGAGGGCAAGGAGCAGTACCACCAGACTGTGGAAGACAGGCAAAAGCTG GACGGTCTGTATGAGTGCATTCTCTGTGCCTGCTGTAGCACCAGCTGCCCTAGTTACTGGTGGAATGGAGATAAGTATCTGGGCCCTGCTGTCCTCATGCAG GCCTATCGTTGGATGATTGATTCACGTGATGAGTTCACAGAGGAACGACTGTCGAAGCTCCAggaccccttctctctctaccgctgTCACACAATCATGAACTGCACTAAGACATGCCCCAAG GGACTCAATCCAGGAAAGGCTATTGCTGAGATCAAGAAAATGATGGCAACATATAAAGAGAAAGTCATTAGCCCTGTGAACATTTGA
- the LOC118359776 gene encoding succinate dehydrogenase [ubiquinone] iron-sulfur subunit, mitochondrial isoform X2: protein MVRYAQTAAAPASEPRIKKFQIYRWDPDTMGDKPRMQTYEIDLKNCGPMVLDALIKIKNEMDPTLTFRRSCREGICGSCAMNINGGNTLACLNKIDINTSKPIKIYPLPHMYVVKDLVPDMSNFYAQYKSIEPFLKKKDESQEGKEQYHQTVEDRQKLDGLYECILCACCSTSCPSYWWNGDKYLGPAVLMQAYRWMIDSRDEFTEERLSKLQDPFSLYRCHTIMNCTKTCPKGLNPGKAIAEIKKMMATYKEKVISPVNI from the exons ATGGTGCGCTATGCACAGACCGCAGCCGCCCCGGCATCTGAGCCCAGGATCAAGAAGTTCCAGATCTACCGCTGGGACCCAGACACAATGGGGGATAAGCCACGCATGCAGACATATGAAATTGACCTCAAGAA CTGTGGCCCCATGGTTTTAGATGCCCTCATTAAAATCAAGAATGAGATGGACCCCACGCTCACATTCAGACGCTCCTGCAGAGAGG GTATCTGCGGCTCATGTGCCATGAACATCAACGGAGGCAACACACTGGCCTGCTTAAATAAAATAGACATCAATACCAGCAAACCAATCAAAATTTACCCACTCCCACACATGTACGTTGTCAAAGATCTGGTGCCG GACATGAGTAATTTCTATGCCCAGTACAAGTCCATTGAGCCCTTCCTGAAGAAGAAAGATGAGTCTCAGGAGGGCAAGGAGCAGTACCACCAGACTGTGGAAGACAGGCAAAAGCTG GACGGTCTGTATGAGTGCATTCTCTGTGCCTGCTGTAGCACCAGCTGCCCTAGTTACTGGTGGAATGGAGATAAGTATCTGGGCCCTGCTGTCCTCATGCAG GCCTATCGTTGGATGATTGATTCACGTGATGAGTTCACAGAGGAACGACTGTCGAAGCTCCAggaccccttctctctctaccgctgTCACACAATCATGAACTGCACTAAGACATGCCCCAAG GGACTCAATCCAGGAAAGGCTATTGCTGAGATCAAGAAAATGATGGCAACATATAAAGAGAAAGTCATTAGCCCTGTGAACATTTGA